cgctaatttgctaaaaactgttgtattcaagttaattctgcaaacctaccacacaaatagaattcaattgaGTGGGAAACACTGTTTTCTGTTCTAGATCTAAATTGGACGAAGTTAAAGAAATACAGAGTCTACGGAAAAGGCAAACTGGTGTCAGGTAAGTGCCTGTCCCTCTGGTCTAAGCTAGGCTTGTGTACAGATGTTGTGTACTGTAAAAATAAAGATGTGTGTGGCATTGTCTTGAAAAGCCCCCCCTTTTTACAGCATTGCCGCTCTTCTTGTTGGAGAGAAACTTCCTCTGGAGGCTGAAATAGAAGTAAGTATAATCAATAGGCagcctagcctacaggtgtaccggTATTTAgtaattttaatttaaaatgtagttatttttttaaataatttaatggcTTCAGTGCATGTTTCTGCATGGGTATATGTTGGCTAGACCGATTTGATCCTTGTTTCAGGATGACCCATTTAAAATGAAGACAGGAGGCATAGTTAACATGAAGAAAGTCAAAGATCGGAATAGGGACATGTAAGTCTATTCTGATTAATTGCAGTTGGCTCTACAACTAGTGCTTGACTTTGTAAAACTGGCTAATTTGAACTTGTATTGCAGGACTGAAGATGAGAATGATGATCTTAACCTTGGGACGTCATTTTCTGCAGAGACGAACAGAAGAGATGAAGATGCCGACATGTATGTTAATTGCCCAATTCaatgatgtctctctctctctctcacattcacacataaatggtggttagcgcttcggacttgtaaccggagggttgccggttcgacccccgaccagtaggcacggctgaagtgcccttgagcaaggcacctaaccccctcactgctccccgagcgccgctgttgttgcaggcagctcactgcgcctggattagtgtgtgcttcacctcactgtgtgctgagtgtgtttcactaattcacagattgggataaatgcaaagaccacatttccctcacgggaccaagagtatatatacttatacacacacgccacacatttGTGACCGACTCCTTTCTCACGGAAGCTGTGTCCTCTCCTGGCTCCCTTGTTCTGGTTCTCTCTTCCTCAGGATGAAATACATTGAGACAGagctgaagaagaagaaaggactGGTAGAGGATGAGGAGCAGAAGGTCAAAGTAAAGAACCCAGAGGACCTGCTGTATGAGCTCCCAGAGAACATCCGCGTCAACTCCGCTAAAAAGACTGAGGAGATGTTGTCCAATCAAATGCTTAGTGGCATCCCAGAGGTGGACTTGGGAATTGAGTAAGTATACTTAAAACACTATCATCATTAGTGCCATACCAGAATCAGAACTACTTAAATCAGCATTGATGCCAACATATCCATTGCTCATTGGCATTATCCCTGTACATTGTGGTCAGAGCCCTCCAATCAACATAGCCAACCACCATTAACCTCTTGTGTAGCAATGTAGCCTCACAATACCCATTGGATGTATCATCTAATGCAAACCATAACCCCCACAACTATGACCTCTCTTAAAATTAACCTTCAATCCCATTTTACTTCCTTCCTCATTAGTGCAAAGATCAAGAACATCATCTTTACAGAAGAGGCCAAAGCAAAGCTTATTCAAGAACAGAAgaataaaaagaaagacaatGGGACATCATTTGTTCCTACAAACATTGCTGTGAATTATGTCCAGCACAACCGATGTGAGTGTTACGCCTTGCATGAGAATATGTGGGCAGattggaaaaaaatataaatgatgGCCTTTTGAGTAATATATTATCTTGATGGACCACAGCAGACTAATTAATTAATTGCATTAACTGGTCTTTTACTGGTTTTTCACATGTGAATGGCCTTTACAATCAGGCTATAATATAATGGTCATCAGCTTGGATGGATCTTTatgcgtttgtttgtttgttctcagTCTATCATGAGGATCATAATGCTCCTCAGAGGCGCCATCGAGAGGAACCCAAAGCCAGACCCCTGCGCGTAGGAGACA
The Alosa alosa isolate M-15738 ecotype Scorff River chromosome 12, AALO_Geno_1.1, whole genome shotgun sequence DNA segment above includes these coding regions:
- the c12h9orf78 gene encoding telomere length and silencing protein 1 homolog; its protein translation is MPSGKNFRRRRADSSDEEEDEAITTEVRSKLDEVKEIQSLRKRQTGVSIAALLVGEKLPLEAEIEDDPFKMKTGGIVNMKKVKDRNRDMTEDENDDLNLGTSFSAETNRRDEDADMMKYIETELKKKKGLVEDEEQKVKVKNPEDLLYELPENIRVNSAKKTEEMLSNQMLSGIPEVDLGIDAKIKNIIFTEEAKAKLIQEQKNKKKDNGTSFVPTNIAVNYVQHNRFYHEDHNAPQRRHREEPKARPLRVGDTEKPGPEMSPPHRKRPNNEKATDDYHYEKFKKMNRRY